The genomic DNA TGGTAACTCAATCTACAAACAACATATTGTGACAACTGTAGCAGCatttatattttcatgtttGCATTGCAACCCCAATTGCAGCTGCATGTATCATAATTAACTGCAATGTTTTTTGCAATATCCATGGATCATGACGGAACTGTGACTGTTATTTAAAACCTTAAAAATACCAATTTCAAGTTAAGTATAATCATAGTGGTGTGACCCCTAACTCCTGTGAAATGTTTGACATATAGATGACATTTGATGCAATGTGTGGTATGCTGATGAGCATCACAGAGGATTCATTACTGCGACAGATCGAAAAAGACTGCACTGCAGTCTCTAATGCCATGTTGTCCTTTCCGGTCATGATTCCAGGCACCAGATACTATAAAGGCATCACGGTTAGTGATATTTACATAAATGTGATTTATTAGTTCTTCAATGAGAAAGGCCTACTAGTACCAGACTTAAATTTAAGTGATTGACTCGGTTATACGCTTCCTATGAAGTACTGATTAATTTAAGGAAAAAATCAGACatagtttttcttcttttcttcgcTGAACTTTCATAAGGTTGAACTAAAGAAGATACATGAAGCAGGCTCGTAACAGGCTCATGGAAACCTTCAGAGAGATCATTGCCAGACGTAGGAGGGGAGAAGAGTCTCCAGGGGACTTCCTGCAGTCCATGTTGCAGAGAGACTCATTTCCAGCCAGTGAAAAGCTTGATGACTCGGAGATTATGGATAATCTTCTGACATTGATAATTGCTGGACAGACTACTACAGCAGCAGCAATGATGTGGAGTGTAAAATTTCTAAATGACAACAGGGACGCACAGGATATACTCAGGGTGAGATGCTGCATAGTTGTAGACTTGTAGTTGTGATCTACAATTATTACTAGTCATATGTATCAACGTTATACTAAACAACATGATGTAATTTAGTAAAACTTTCCTTCTTTATGTTCACCCTTGCACGTTAGGATAATGTTTATCTTGACTTACAGGAAGAACAATTGTCTTTAACCAAAATGAAGCCAGAAGGAGCTTCACTTAATCATGAAGATATCAACAACATGCGTTATGGTTTGAAGGTTGGAATTTAGACTTAGACCCAAAGAAACATTACATAACCTATAAAATGATTACCTGTTGTCTCCAAATTGGAAGCAACTATTACATAATAACTTAAATGTCAAGAATCTGTGTTCTTTCTCCAGGTAGTTAAGGAAACGCTGAGAATGTCCAATGTCCTATTATGGTTTCCTCGTGTTGCACTTAAAGACTGTACAATTGAAGGTAAAATACTCAACTCTTTTTGAAGATAATAATATCAAGTTTTCATTAAATCTAGCTAGACTCAACCATTGGAGGGCTGTTATCATCGGTCTTTCTGGTGTTCATGATTATGCTATTAACTATACAAGTGGCAACAACAGGGTATGAAATAAAGAAAGGTTGGCACGTTAACATCGATGCAACTTGTATACATTATGACTCGGATCTTTTCATGGATCCATTGAAATTTAACCCACAAAGATTTGATGTAACTAGCTCTCACTCTCCCTCTCTTATTTTgccttgagttttttttttctcactgtTTTCTGTCATGTCCTTCTATCATGAAATTATTTTACGTATTCATACCTGCAGGAAATGCAAAAGCCATACAGTTTCCTACCTTTTGGATCAGGACCTAGGACTTGCCTTGGGATGAATATGGCAAAAGTGACAATGTTGGTCTTTTTACACAGACTAACTAGTGGTTACACGTGAGTTTTTTCTGCCATGCGAAAATATATATCCTTCTTTTTCTTGAACAAATGGATGGAAATTAAAATATACTGCTGCGTAGGTGGACCCTTGATGATTTAGATGCTTGCTTAGAAAAGAAGGCACACATACCTAGACTAAGGAGTGGCTGTCCAATTACATTGAAGTCCATAAGCAAGAGTATGCCAGAGACATAAACGGCCTAAGAATGATGCAGCAGACAACTGTGTATATGAATATCTGCAGGTCTGTGGGATTTGAGGCGAAGAGCATAACAGGAAATAAATCTGCTCAAGAATTATTATTAATGCATTAATCA from Medicago truncatula cultivar Jemalong A17 chromosome 8, MtrunA17r5.0-ANR, whole genome shotgun sequence includes the following:
- the LOC11422578 gene encoding abscisic acid 8'-hydroxylase 1; its protein translation is MWNLSREELVFVVQNYYDIILVLFLSIGLTYLASRAWKRATNNREDIPGRLGLPFIGETFSLLSATNSTRGCYDFVRLRRLWHGRWFKTRLFGKVHIYIPTPEGARTIFANDFDLFNKGYVKSMADAVGKKSLLCVPVESHKRIRRLLSEPFSMTSLYAFITKFDKLLCGRLQKLEESGKSFKTLDFCMEMTFDAMCGMLMSITEDSLLRQIEKDCTAVSNAMLSFPVMIPGTRYYKGITARNRLMETFREIIARRRRGEESPGDFLQSMLQRDSFPASEKLDDSEIMDNLLTLIIAGQTTTAAAMMWSVKFLNDNRDAQDILREEQLSLTKMKPEGASLNHEDINNMRYGLKVVKETLRMSNVLLWFPRVALKDCTIEGYEIKKGWHVNIDATCIHYDSDLFMDPLKFNPQRFDEMQKPYSFLPFGSGPRTCLGMNMAKVTMLVFLHRLTSGYTWTLDDLDACLEKKAHIPRLRSGCPITLKSISKSMPET